In a single window of the Bradyrhizobium erythrophlei genome:
- the gatB gene encoding Asp-tRNA(Asn)/Glu-tRNA(Gln) amidotransferase subunit GatB: MNVAVKPSKLIKGATGDWEMVIGLEVHAQVTSNSKLFSGASTEFGGAPNSHVSLVDAAMPGMLPVINEFCVAQAVRTGLGLNAQINLRSVFDRKNYFYPDLPQGYQISQYKSPIVGEGEVVVELADGETATVGIERLHLEQDAGKSLHDRSSTLSYVDLNRSGVALMEIVSKPDIRSSEQAKAYVTKLRSILRYLGTCDGDMEKGSLRADVNVSVRKPGGPLGTRCEIKNMNSIAFIGQAIEYEARRQIEIIEDGGAIDQETRLFDPNKGETRSMRSKEEAHDYRYFPDPDLLPLEFSEAYVADLRANLPELPDQKKARFIADFGLSPYDASVLVAERESADFFEAVLAGLADKARDGKLAANWVINELFGRLNKEGRDISGSPVSAGQLGSIVELIGEGTISGKIAKDLFEIVWQEGGDPRALVESRGMKQVTDLGAIERVVDDIMSANPDKVAQAKAKPAMIGWFVGQVMKSSGGKANPQVVNDLLKSKLGI; encoded by the coding sequence ATGAACGTTGCAGTCAAACCATCGAAGCTGATCAAGGGCGCCACCGGCGACTGGGAAATGGTGATCGGGCTGGAAGTCCATGCCCAGGTCACCTCGAACTCAAAACTGTTTTCCGGGGCCTCGACGGAATTCGGCGGCGCACCCAACAGCCATGTCTCGCTGGTCGATGCGGCGATGCCGGGCATGCTGCCTGTCATCAACGAATTCTGCGTCGCGCAAGCGGTGCGCACCGGGCTCGGCCTCAATGCGCAGATCAATCTGCGCTCGGTGTTCGACCGCAAGAACTATTTCTATCCGGACCTGCCGCAGGGCTACCAGATCAGCCAGTACAAGTCGCCGATCGTGGGCGAGGGTGAGGTGGTGGTCGAGCTGGCGGACGGCGAAACGGCCACCGTGGGCATCGAGCGGCTGCATCTGGAACAGGACGCCGGCAAGTCGCTGCACGATCGGAGTTCGACCCTGTCATATGTCGACCTCAACCGGTCCGGCGTGGCCTTGATGGAGATCGTCTCCAAGCCCGACATCCGCTCGTCCGAGCAGGCGAAGGCCTATGTGACCAAGTTGCGCTCGATCCTGCGCTATCTCGGCACCTGCGACGGCGACATGGAGAAGGGATCCCTGCGCGCCGACGTCAACGTGTCCGTGCGCAAGCCGGGCGGACCGCTCGGCACCCGCTGCGAGATCAAGAACATGAACTCGATCGCCTTCATCGGGCAGGCGATCGAATACGAGGCGAGGCGCCAGATCGAGATCATCGAGGACGGCGGCGCCATCGACCAGGAAACCCGGTTGTTCGATCCGAACAAGGGCGAGACGCGTTCGATGCGCTCGAAGGAAGAGGCGCACGACTACCGCTATTTCCCGGATCCCGACCTGCTGCCGCTCGAGTTCAGCGAAGCCTATGTCGCCGATCTCAGGGCCAATCTGCCGGAATTGCCGGACCAGAAGAAGGCGCGCTTCATCGCCGACTTCGGCCTGTCGCCTTACGACGCCAGCGTGCTGGTCGCTGAACGCGAGAGCGCGGACTTCTTTGAAGCCGTGCTTGCCGGACTTGCCGACAAGGCCCGCGACGGCAAGCTCGCCGCCAACTGGGTGATCAACGAATTGTTCGGCCGGCTCAACAAGGAGGGCCGGGATATTTCGGGTTCGCCGGTGTCGGCCGGACAGCTCGGCAGCATCGTCGAGCTGATCGGCGAGGGCACAATCTCGGGCAAAATTGCAAAAGACCTGTTCGAGATCGTCTGGCAGGAGGGCGGCGATCCCCGCGCGCTGGTCGAATCGCGCGGCATGAAGCAGGTCACCGATCTCGGCGCGATCGAGAGGGTGGTCGACGACATCATGTCAGCCAATCCCGACAAGGTCGCCCAGGCGAAAGCCAAGCCGGCGATGATTGGCTGGTTCGTCGGCCAGGTGATGAAGTCATCCGGCGGCAAGGCCAACCCGCAGGTCGTGAACGATCTGCTGAAGTCCAAACTCGGCATCTGA
- a CDS encoding class I SAM-dependent methyltransferase yields the protein MMCEPPADGIKLHIGGWEQREGWKILDAIPGPIVDYVGNCTDLTFLNDESCGEVYASHVFEHLGYNGELQGALQGIYRVLKPGGRLRASVPDLETLCKIYVHPNITPQGRFHIMRMMFGGRTTPYDIHYTGLDMTMLGTLLHDAGFREIERVEKFGVFQDTSELRFSDTPISLNMIARKPV from the coding sequence ATGATGTGCGAACCACCCGCGGACGGAATCAAGCTTCATATTGGCGGTTGGGAACAGCGCGAGGGATGGAAGATACTGGATGCCATTCCGGGACCGATCGTTGATTACGTCGGAAATTGCACTGATCTGACGTTTCTGAACGACGAGAGTTGCGGCGAGGTCTATGCCTCGCATGTGTTCGAGCATCTCGGCTATAATGGGGAGCTTCAAGGCGCCCTTCAAGGCATTTACCGTGTCCTCAAGCCGGGCGGCAGGCTGAGGGCCTCGGTCCCCGACCTTGAAACCTTATGCAAGATATACGTCCACCCCAACATCACGCCTCAGGGGCGCTTTCATATCATGCGGATGATGTTTGGTGGCCGAACGACACCGTATGACATCCACTATACGGGCCTGGATATGACCATGCTCGGAACCCTGCTTCATGACGCCGGATTCCGCGAGATCGAGCGTGTCGAAAAGTTCGGCGTATTCCAAGACACCAGCGAATTGCGTTTCAGCGACACGCCGATAAGTCTCAATATGATTGCTCGCAAACCCGTTTAG
- the gatA gene encoding Asp-tRNA(Asn)/Glu-tRNA(Gln) amidotransferase subunit GatA, which translates to MTDLTSLTLAEARSGLANKSFTSLELTDAHLKAIEEARALNAFVMETPDQARAMAREADAKLVKGEGGPLSGIPLGIKDLFATRDVRTTACSKILGNFVPTYESTITSQLWRDGAVMLGKLNNDEFAMGSSNETSCFGPVVNPWRREGANTTLVPGGSSGGSASAVAALLCMGATATDTGGSIRQPAAFTGTVGVKPTYGRCSRWGIVAFASSLDQAGPIARTVRDAAILMRSMAGHDPKDTTSVDREVPDYEASIGKSVKGMKIGIPREYRLDGMPAEIEKLWTEGAAWLKAAGAELVEVSLPHTKYALPAYYIVAPAEASSNLARYDGVRYGLRVPGRSIGEMYENTRADGFGAEVRRRVMIGTYVLSAGYYDAYYLRAQKVRTLIKRDFEDCFAKGVHAILTPATPSAAFGIGEKGADPVEMYLNDIFTVTVNMAGLPGIAVPAGTDVQGLPLGLQLIGRPFDEETLFSLGEVVEQAAGRFTPARWW; encoded by the coding sequence ATGACCGATTTGACATCGCTGACGCTCGCCGAGGCCAGAAGTGGTCTCGCGAATAAATCCTTTACTTCGCTTGAACTGACCGACGCGCACCTCAAGGCGATCGAGGAAGCCCGCGCGCTCAACGCCTTTGTTATGGAGACGCCGGATCAGGCCCGCGCCATGGCGCGCGAGGCCGATGCGAAGCTTGTGAAGGGCGAGGGCGGTCCGCTCAGCGGTATCCCGCTCGGGATCAAGGATCTGTTCGCCACCAGGGACGTCCGCACTACCGCGTGCTCGAAAATCCTCGGCAATTTTGTGCCGACCTACGAGTCCACGATCACCTCGCAGCTCTGGCGCGACGGCGCCGTCATGCTCGGCAAGCTCAACAATGACGAGTTCGCGATGGGATCGTCGAACGAGACGTCGTGCTTCGGTCCGGTGGTCAATCCGTGGCGGCGCGAGGGCGCCAATACCACGCTGGTGCCCGGCGGCTCATCCGGCGGCTCGGCGTCGGCGGTGGCGGCGCTGTTGTGCATGGGGGCGACCGCGACCGACACCGGCGGCTCGATCCGCCAGCCGGCGGCGTTCACCGGCACGGTCGGCGTCAAGCCGACCTATGGGCGCTGCTCGCGCTGGGGCATCGTCGCCTTCGCATCTTCGCTCGACCAGGCCGGGCCGATCGCGCGCACCGTGCGGGATGCGGCGATTCTGATGCGCTCGATGGCCGGCCACGACCCCAAGGATACCACGTCGGTCGATCGCGAGGTGCCGGATTACGAGGCTTCGATTGGAAAATCCGTCAAGGGCATGAAGATCGGCATACCCCGGGAGTATCGCCTCGACGGCATGCCCGCGGAAATCGAAAAGCTCTGGACCGAAGGCGCGGCCTGGCTGAAAGCAGCCGGCGCGGAACTGGTGGAGGTGTCGCTGCCGCACACCAAATACGCGCTGCCGGCGTACTACATCGTCGCGCCCGCGGAGGCTTCCTCGAATCTCGCCCGTTACGACGGCGTGCGGTACGGCCTGCGCGTGCCCGGCCGCTCGATCGGCGAGATGTATGAAAACACCCGCGCCGACGGTTTTGGCGCCGAGGTCCGCCGCCGCGTCATGATCGGCACCTACGTGCTCTCGGCCGGCTATTACGACGCGTATTATCTTCGCGCCCAGAAAGTCCGGACCCTGATCAAGAGGGACTTCGAGGACTGCTTTGCCAAAGGCGTGCATGCGATCCTGACACCGGCGACGCCATCGGCGGCGTTCGGCATCGGCGAGAAGGGCGCCGACCCCGTCGAGATGTATCTCAACGACATCTTCACGGTGACGGTAAACATGGCGGGTCTGCCCGGCATCGCCGTTCCCGCCGGCACGGACGTGCAAGGCTTGCCGCTCGGCCTGCAGCTGATCGGCCGTCCGTTCGACGAGGAGACACTGTTCTCGCTCGGCGAGGTGGTCGAACAGGCGGCGGGACGGTTCACGCCGGCGAGGTGGTGGTGA
- the gatC gene encoding Asp-tRNA(Asn)/Glu-tRNA(Gln) amidotransferase subunit GatC, whose product MSVDAATVRRIAQLARIAVTETEVPHLQDELNAMLAFVEQLSEVNVDGVEPMTSVMPLEMKKRPDVVTDGEIAEDIVRNAPASEDHFFLVPKVVE is encoded by the coding sequence ATGTCCGTCGACGCCGCCACCGTTCGCCGCATCGCGCAACTCGCGCGGATCGCGGTCACCGAGACCGAGGTTCCGCATCTGCAGGACGAGTTGAACGCGATGCTGGCTTTCGTCGAGCAACTGTCGGAAGTGAATGTCGATGGCGTCGAACCGATGACCTCGGTGATGCCGCTGGAAATGAAGAAGCGTCCCGACGTGGTCACGGACGGCGAGATCGCGGAGGACATCGTCAGAAATGCGCCGGCCAGCGAGGATCATTTCTTTCTGGTGCCCAAGGTCGTCGAGTAA
- a CDS encoding NAD(P)H-dependent flavin oxidoreductase, whose product MWPDRRLLALFKTEFPIVLAPMAGAMDADLVIAAAQGGALGSLPCAMLSAEKARDQVNIIRQRVSAPISMNFFCHEPADADPSREAGWKQRLAPYYRELGLDAAAPVNAASRAPFDAAMCELIEELKPEVVSFHFGLPDRALLRRVKAAGCVVISSATIVKEAIWLEENGADAIIAQGAEAGGHRGMFLTENIAEQPGTFALVPQVVDAVKVPVIAAGGIADGRGIAAAFALGAAGVQIGSAYLRCPESTVTQPVRVALAQALDDSTVITNVMTGRPARGVANRVMREVGPISPHAPAFPHAATGLAPLKAAAEKLGKTDFTNLWAGQAIRLGREMPAAELTRALAGAALAQLSHLAGS is encoded by the coding sequence ATGTGGCCGGACCGTCGACTCCTTGCACTTTTCAAGACCGAGTTTCCGATCGTGCTGGCGCCGATGGCCGGCGCCATGGACGCGGATCTCGTGATCGCGGCGGCGCAGGGTGGCGCGCTGGGCTCGCTGCCGTGCGCCATGCTGTCGGCGGAGAAGGCGCGCGACCAGGTCAATATCATCCGTCAGCGCGTATCGGCGCCGATCAGCATGAACTTCTTCTGCCACGAGCCCGCCGACGCCGATCCCAGCCGTGAGGCGGGATGGAAGCAGCGGCTTGCGCCCTATTATAGGGAACTGGGGCTGGATGCGGCGGCGCCGGTCAACGCCGCCAGCCGCGCACCGTTCGATGCCGCGATGTGCGAACTCATCGAGGAATTGAAGCCCGAAGTCGTCAGCTTCCATTTCGGCCTGCCGGACCGAGCGCTGCTGAGGCGCGTCAAAGCCGCCGGCTGCGTCGTGATCTCGTCGGCAACCATCGTGAAGGAGGCAATCTGGCTCGAGGAAAACGGCGCCGATGCCATCATCGCCCAGGGCGCCGAAGCCGGCGGCCATCGCGGCATGTTCCTGACCGAAAATATCGCGGAGCAGCCGGGCACCTTCGCGCTGGTGCCGCAGGTGGTCGATGCGGTGAAGGTGCCCGTGATCGCGGCGGGCGGCATCGCCGACGGGCGTGGTATCGCGGCGGCGTTCGCGCTGGGCGCGGCCGGCGTGCAGATCGGCAGCGCCTATCTGCGCTGCCCGGAATCCACGGTGACCCAGCCGGTGCGGGTCGCGCTGGCCCAGGCGCTGGACGATTCCACCGTGATCACCAACGTCATGACCGGGCGTCCGGCGCGCGGGGTGGCCAATCGCGTGATGCGCGAGGTCGGCCCGATTTCGCCTCACGCGCCGGCGTTTCCCCATGCCGCGACCGGCCTGGCGCCCCTGAAGGCGGCGGCGGAAAAGCTCGGCAAGACCGATTTCACCAATCTTTGGGCTGGGCAGGCGATACGGCTCGGCCGCGAGATGCCGGCCGCCGAACTGACCCGGGCGCTGGCAGGCGCGGCGCTGGCGCAGCTGAGCCATCTCGCAGGCAGCTAA
- the ruvX gene encoding Holliday junction resolvase RuvX, with the protein MPALILPLIDAVAHWPERGALVGLDLGTKTIGVAVSDPDRRLATGVETLQRTAFKADAARLLAIAGERNAVGFVLGLPINMDASEGPRAQSTRAFARNFAKLTGLAIALWDERLSTVAVERELIGMDMSRARRAEVIDEHAAIFILQGALDRLSKLRETR; encoded by the coding sequence ATGCCCGCTCTCATCTTACCGCTGATCGACGCCGTCGCGCACTGGCCTGAACGCGGCGCGCTGGTCGGGCTCGATCTGGGCACCAAGACCATCGGGGTCGCGGTGTCCGACCCCGATCGCAGGCTCGCGACCGGTGTCGAGACGCTCCAGCGCACGGCCTTCAAGGCGGATGCGGCGCGCCTCCTCGCCATTGCCGGCGAACGCAACGCCGTCGGCTTCGTGCTCGGCCTGCCCATCAACATGGACGCCAGCGAGGGGCCGCGTGCGCAGTCTACCCGCGCCTTCGCCCGCAACTTTGCGAAACTCACCGGTCTTGCCATTGCGCTGTGGGACGAGCGGCTCTCCACCGTCGCAGTCGAGCGCGAATTGATCGGCATGGACATGAGCCGCGCCCGCCGCGCCGAGGTGATCGACGAACACGCCGCGATCTTCATCCTGCAGGGCGCGCTGGATCGGCTCTCGAAGCTGCGGGAGACGCGTTGA
- a CDS encoding CPBP family intramembrane glutamic endopeptidase: protein MDSLESPAGPAAPPPVIATQRPPRIWKFWGTALWGLFIFAAMFAGQIVVVAWFVLRQGGPIDMAAAIHVVGAGLTISLSVITGLPAVLAALWVAIRVSRTPFADYLALRWTSWTNLLIGVVALFVLVMGWDLVSRMTGREVTPGFMGDVLQSARTDGALGLLVFAFCVAAPVSEELFARGFLYRGWSESFLGPVGAILLSSLVWTALHLQYDWFFFGEVFSIGLLLGYLRYRSNSTWLTIILHGLNNFAAVVQTILLTGTN from the coding sequence ATGGATTCTCTCGAAAGTCCCGCAGGTCCCGCTGCGCCGCCTCCGGTAATCGCTACCCAACGTCCGCCCCGCATCTGGAAATTCTGGGGCACCGCGCTGTGGGGCCTGTTCATCTTCGCCGCGATGTTTGCGGGACAGATCGTTGTGGTGGCCTGGTTCGTGTTGCGGCAGGGTGGGCCGATCGATATGGCCGCCGCGATCCATGTCGTCGGCGCCGGATTGACGATTTCCTTGTCCGTGATCACGGGTCTGCCGGCGGTATTGGCCGCGCTGTGGGTCGCGATCCGCGTTTCCCGCACGCCGTTTGCCGATTACCTGGCGCTGCGCTGGACCTCGTGGACCAACCTCCTGATCGGCGTTGTCGCGCTGTTCGTTCTGGTCATGGGATGGGACCTGGTGTCGCGCATGACCGGGCGCGAGGTGACCCCCGGATTCATGGGAGACGTGCTGCAATCGGCGCGCACCGACGGCGCGCTAGGGCTGCTGGTGTTCGCCTTCTGCGTCGCCGCGCCGGTGTCGGAGGAATTGTTCGCGCGCGGCTTTCTCTACCGTGGCTGGTCGGAGTCGTTTCTCGGGCCCGTTGGCGCCATCCTGCTGTCGTCGCTGGTTTGGACCGCGCTGCATCTGCAGTATGACTGGTTCTTTTTCGGCGAGGTGTTCTCGATCGGCTTGCTGCTCGGCTATCTCCGCTATCGCAGCAACTCGACCTGGCTGACGATCATCCTGCATGGGCTCAATAATTTCGCCGCAGTGGTGCAGACCATACTCCTCACGGGGACGAACTGA